One window from the genome of Metabacillus flavus encodes:
- a CDS encoding sugar phosphate isomerase/epimerase family protein, with translation MRSIVIPFHALDGGELQLDDHAQLFPLIHSVGADGAEIRKERMTEAELPLKATKEDVYSAPAELFDEQGRLNKEMFQLADEMKRHGAGALKVSLGYFIPQVFEIESLIELMSHFQESEVLYVENDQTSYGGKITPMKVFFESVSCFDLPIGMVFDTGNWRYAGEDLMDAAGRLRKYVRYIHLKETVMEGNQLITAPPELHKESLCSQVLSVLPENCPIGLEFPIRTKAEAVKYVNHFKRSEKNVGYSDVR, from the coding sequence TTGAGATCCATCGTCATCCCTTTCCATGCTTTGGATGGAGGGGAACTCCAGTTAGACGATCATGCCCAGCTTTTTCCCCTCATTCATTCAGTCGGAGCTGATGGAGCGGAAATAAGAAAAGAGCGTATGACGGAAGCTGAATTGCCGCTTAAAGCCACCAAGGAAGATGTGTATTCGGCTCCGGCCGAGCTCTTTGATGAACAAGGCAGGCTCAATAAGGAAATGTTCCAATTAGCAGATGAAATGAAACGGCACGGTGCAGGAGCACTGAAGGTATCGCTTGGCTATTTTATTCCCCAGGTTTTTGAGATTGAGAGCTTGATAGAGCTGATGTCTCATTTCCAAGAATCCGAGGTTCTCTATGTTGAAAATGATCAAACATCCTACGGGGGAAAAATAACGCCAATGAAAGTATTTTTTGAAAGCGTTTCCTGTTTTGATTTGCCGATTGGCATGGTGTTTGATACAGGGAACTGGCGGTATGCAGGAGAAGATCTGATGGACGCAGCAGGCAGACTAAGGAAATATGTTCGATACATTCACCTAAAGGAAACCGTCATGGAAGGGAATCAGCTGATTACCGCGCCTCCTGAACTGCATAAGGAGTCTTTGTGCAGCCAGGTTTTGAGCGTACTGCCTGAAAACTGTCCGATCGGACTTGAGTTCCCTATAAGAACAAAGGCTGAGGCTGTGAAATACGTTAACCATTTTAAAAGGAGTGAAAAAAATGTTGGATACAGTGACGTTCGGTGA